The Falco biarmicus isolate bFalBia1 chromosome 1, bFalBia1.pri, whole genome shotgun sequence DNA segment TGATGTTATTAGCTCTGTTCAGCTAAACAGAAACTGACCATGTTTTAtgtaattataaatattatataattataatattcttattatattatataacatattttacatattatatattaatacatatatattatatattatcatattatattatataattatataatatataatataataattataaGGGGACCTAACTGAAAATTCAGATTAGGCAGACAGTGAGGTACACAATTGAATTATTGCCATTCTTCTCTATGTCAGTACTGGAATATATTGGAAAATTGGAATTCTGTCTATACATGGTTGAAAACCCTATGATCAGACCGAAAAAAATTAGTAGCTTTAGAGAACACTAAAACCaagatgaaaatgagaaatcagaTTACTGATAGACAGCAGCATTAAGACTGAATTAACTCCTTTGAAGTATCATGTTATGCTCAGTAGAACTGCTGGGCAAGTCCAGAGGAATCTAGTCCAGTTTTAGATTCATAGTAAGTTTACAGCATCCAAAGTAACCTTGATGTGTGCTCATTAGCGTTGGTGGTATTTGCAGTGGTCATTAAGGGTTTTGTGTGTAAAAGCCTCAGtgggtcttttgttttccttatgcTGAAAGGGTAAATTCACTCTGAGCATTAGCCCTTTTAGCCAACGTTTCCAGCAGCTCTACACAAGTATTTGCTCTTGAATAGTGAGGGTAGGTGATGGCTACTAATTCTACCTCCTTAAAATACGTTCTAGTTGTGGTGCAAACTTGCAAAAGCAGGCAAGCCCATTTCTCCCATCATTCAGAACGATCCGGGGTCAGACAATTTGCTCAGGTGTCAGGAAACCATCAGGCTATGGTACCAAATGCATAAAGCCTTGACATCGCTGTCAACATTCAGAGCACTTTTTGTATCATAGGTTGAACTTGGTAaaagatttaattatttaaataaccCAGCTCAAAGACAGTATAAATCCTTCTAAAGAAAATTCTTGCTACTgtgaagcagcaaagcagcacaggatTCTGTGACAGGAAATTTTATTGTTCCATACTTACTTCATCAGAGGCCAAGTACACAAAGAGATGGGCCACTTCTTCAGCAGTAGCCATCCTGCCAGTCTTCTGTCTGGCTAGAAAGTCTTTCAGTGCCTAGATACCCAAGAGCATTTGGTacatcaaaaataaaaccccaattATTTTAGTCCAATTAGTATGACATGTGCGAAGCAATACTGGGAACAGGtcataaataacttttttttattacactgaATAGCGAATTTATGctagaaaaagaaagtagaaaacTAACACCAGCGTGAATTTCGGGTTGAAAAACAGGAGACTGGACCTAGACATCTGGTTCCAGAATAAACCCAAGATAAGTCCTTCTTCCTTTGGTGGTAGATATTCCCAGGCCCTTCAAATGAGGGCTCACAGTTATCTAGTTAGTAAGGTTGAACAACCTAAGTAATTTTGACATACAAGGGCCAGAATGCCCTTTTTATCATGGTTTTGCAGTAGCTTGTGGCTGCCACATGCTACAGTGGAAACTGCCTTATACTTTTGCACTAGATACCTGTAACCTGTGGTTGCAGACACTTCCACAGATGACAGACCCTCTGTATTCACTACCCAACAGTACCCTTCTGAGGCATTTTAAGACTTCTGTCTTAAGTACAGATTGTCCAAACTATTAAAGGCAACACTACTGTTATCATTGGCACTCTGAAATAGGGGACATTCTTGACTGCTGGCAGAAGTGCcactatatatttattttttaaagggagTTAAACATATGTACAACCATGATCAAAGTAATAAATTGCTTTCTCACCTGTTCTGGGTTAGGGCGGGCTTGGATTCTTTCCTGTAAAGATGGTGTGTCAACAGTCCctaagcaaaattttaaaattaaattttaagtcAACTGCATCAACAATCAGTTGATTGTCATTCATTGTTCAACAATGAACAAAACAGTTCATTGGTTCTATTTCTATGTCTTAACATTTATGTGAAACTTTATAATATGATTCAGGAGAAAGACTGCAAAACTATCAACATAGCATACGATTCTAAATTTCAATAGAAGGCAAGACTTTTGAGTATTAGATTAATTACTTTCCATGTCATTAAACACCTGAACCCCCTGCCTGCTTCTAACTTCCTAGATTATCTTTGAAATTAAGCATTCAAATTCTGTGTAATGCATGTATAATGTGCATGTGCTGCGTTAACAGACTAAACATACAACTTAACTACAGAAGTAACAGCTTTTCTACTTTAAATCTCAGAAATGTTTCAACCATGTCCTGTTCTTTGAGATTGCTCATAACTTCAGCTGCCACTTGCAAGTCTGTTCTTTGTTAATGATTTCAAACTAAATGGGCCTTCCAGCACCTGTTCCCAGTTTACCAAGTAATGTAAGAATACTTACCAGGACATATGCAGTTGCATCTGATGCCTTGTTCAATGAAATCAGCAGCCACAGACTTCGTTAGACCAATAACTGCTGCCTTTGAAGTACTATATACACATCTGTTCACAACTCCTAACAAAGGGTCAGTGTGAAGGCAGcatagaaattattaaaaaaagaagagaggcaaATTTGTTCAATATGCACATGGTTTTGGACCCCAGCATTTCCTGTAGCCCCTGTAGCCCCTCCATAGCAGCAGGCTAACTAGAATGCTGACTGCCAGGATTCTACTCAAGCGTACACCACAGCAAAGCACACAATCTTTCAATAGTATAAGTTTGGGGAGTAGTCTAGGAAAGttaacaaagcaaacaaagattTAGTAACAGTGGTCACCCATCTGTTAGTCAGCACCAGGCTTCCTGGGGAAGCGTAACTGCTGTGCTTGCGTAACTGTCTTTTCTTCATTAAGAGCATACATAGCAGAAAGTCACTGGAAGTAATTCCTTTTTGTGAAAATAACTTGGTAAAAGGGATGCTACGAAACATTCAGGACAGATTCAAAAGCTCAGAGGCAAGGATCTTGGTGTTTCTGCAATTTTCCATCTGTGTCCTTGTGTGTATGTACAAGTTGATGTGTtcactgttttttaattgtatCCCTCCACAGGACTAGCACTGCCCTCTAAATTCAAAGTtatgcaattatttattttgctttcccatAACTCTAAAGATTTATTAAGGAACTCTAGCAAGATACTGACCTTTAATGCTGGATGCCACAGAAGACATATTTATAATATTTCCAGATTTCTGTTTAAGCATCTGCAAAACAATACTTAGGTCATTCAAATGCAAAGCTATTTTGTCATCTACAGATCCAGCAAAATAACCCATAACAACCTCCAGAACAGCCCCACATGCAATTGGTACACAGTGTAACAAAGCTTAATTGGCATGAGTACGTGCTTACCACTTTTTGATCTGTTGACTGTAGTAGTAAAACAGAATCTGAATTTTTCACTAGCTCTCCGAAGTCATCTGGGGGTGAAGACTgacaggaaaagattttttcctgGAGAGCCACCTCTGAATCATTGCCCTCTTGTCACCACAGTAAGTTACCCTACATAGACATCTGCTCATGCCATCTACTGATGCAGTAATTCACTTGTCCCATTCAAACCCTTCTTGCTTTGGAGAAGCAAGCAGCTTCTACAGCACAGCTCACTAGCATCTTTGAATTGTAGGTAAGTTTCCTTAAGTTATAAACTTTTTAGGCATACCAAAACCTGATACGCCTAAAGCTGTTATAACAGCacctctgaaaatgaagatgagctaaggaaaaaaaccagaaaacagccatcaaaccaaaacacaaaagaaacaaacaaaaaagaactggaacaacactgaaaaaaaaaaaaaggtagtcaTCATCCAGTCATGGTCATTGCTTCCACATCTGGCCTTTGCATTTACAGGAATACAAAAACCTTATTCAGTCCACAAATTTTTGTAGTCCCGAAGCTAGTTATTGTGTCAAACACAAAGTGTCCTCAAGCTGCTAGACTGTCTAATTGAGTTGTTGTTCTGATAATCAGCATGTTGGCAGCAGTGGCAACAAATTGCTTCACGAGATAGTTTCCAGAGTTCCATAAAATTCACATTAATATAgattatttacaaatattttgtagCAGTGGTATTGTGCAGCTGTGTGCTATGGTATAATATGGTAGCACTGTATTGCAATGGCTGCCTCACTGCTCTGTATTTGAAGGGTTTTAGTTACAAATTACATAGGGCAAAACCCCTGAATTAATCTTCTCTACCATATCCTTTAGATCGGTTGTCTACTTGAAGGATTACACAATGCAGAGAATGTTTTAGAGTAGGATTGATACAATTTAAGGGCTTTCACTAACCAAACCtgcatatttgcatttttatctcAAATCCCATGCTGTCAGTGGCAACAGCTTATGCTTCTCACACTTTAATGTAGCAGAGACTAAAAATCATGGGCAACCAAGCCTCTACCTTAGGAAGGAATGTCTTGATCATGAGGTACATGCTGCGAACATTGAGGTTCATAGTGAAGTTCCAGTCTTGCTCCTCACACTCCAGAATGGTTTCATGATGAACAAACCTGGAATAAGCGCATGAAGTGGATTACTGTTTGTGTTTTATGTTTCTGTGGCATTTTACGCACATTTTTCTATTACTGTTTTGCAGTAGCTAACTCTTCCAGCCTTGAAAAGGAAGGACAAGAGCTCTactaaagaaagcaagcaacagTATGTTTCTTCTGATGAGTATCAGGGACACCAGGCAGACTTGGTATGTGCCAAGGACTGCTTAGCaatagagaaattaaaaaaaaaaaaaaaaagtagagcaCTACTAGGCCATTGCTCACAGCTGTGCTAAGAGAGCTGAAGCCACCAGTACAGGGCACCTATAGAGTGGGGAAATCAAATGCCAGAGCCATTCTACCTTGGCCTGGGTAACAAGACTGTGCACAAGAAGTTCAGTTTTGATGAAA contains these protein-coding regions:
- the BDH2 gene encoding dehydrogenase/reductase SDR family member 6 isoform X2 yields the protein MGRLDGKIILLSAAAQGIGRAAAIAFAKEGAEVIATDINESKLKELEKYPGIQIRVLDVTKKEQIENLAKEIEKIDVLCNIAGFVHHETILECEEQDWNFTMNLNVRSMYLMIKTFLPKSSPPDDFGELVKNSDSVLLLQSTDQKVMLKQKSGNIINMSSVASSIKGVVNRCVYSTSKAAVIGLTKSVAADFIEQGIRCNCICPGTVDTPSLQERIQARPNPEQALKDFLARQKTGRMATAEEVAHLFVYLASDESAYVTGNELIIDGGWRL
- the BDH2 gene encoding dehydrogenase/reductase SDR family member 6 isoform X1, with translation MAEVSSMGRLDGKIILLSAAAQGIGRAAAIAFAKEGAEVIATDINESKLKELEKYPGIQIRVLDVTKKEQIENLAKEIEKIDVLCNIAGFVHHETILECEEQDWNFTMNLNVRSMYLMIKTFLPKSSPPDDFGELVKNSDSVLLLQSTDQKVMLKQKSGNIINMSSVASSIKGVVNRCVYSTSKAAVIGLTKSVAADFIEQGIRCNCICPGTVDTPSLQERIQARPNPEQALKDFLARQKTGRMATAEEVAHLFVYLASDESAYVTGNELIIDGGWRL
- the BDH2 gene encoding dehydrogenase/reductase SDR family member 6 isoform X3; amino-acid sequence: MAEVSSMGRLDGKIILLSAAAQGIGRAAAIAFAKEGAEVIATDINESKLKELEKYPGIQIRVLDVTKKEQIENLAKEIEKIDVLCNIAGFVHHETILECEEQDWNFTMNLNVRSMYLMIKTFLPKMLKQKSGNIINMSSVASSIKGVVNRCVYSTSKAAVIGLTKSVAADFIEQGIRCNCICPGTVDTPSLQERIQARPNPEQALKDFLARQKTGRMATAEEVAHLFVYLASDESAYVTGNELIIDGGWRL